The region TTTAGCTTTACGAAATGGAGCTGCGATGTGTTTATCAAACGCTGCCCACATTGCTCGCAGGCGTTCAGGCGTGAGGGTGGGGTCTTGTCCGGCAACCATGTCTCCGCTGCATAGCACCATATCTGGCTGCCAAAACGGCACCAGCGCAATGCCTTCGTCTACCTCAACTGGATAGTCAGTGGAACCATACACATCGTTTAAGTCACTAATGACCACAAACCGCACATCCCCTCGCGGGGGATCAAATAGCCCCCCATTGGACCGTTCAATGATCGCCTTTGTTTCATTGGGCAATGCGACTGGGGTTGCTTCAGCCACAACGGCTGGGGCGGGAACAGATGGGGTAGGCGCTGTTGCTTGAGGGGGTGTTGATGCCTGACAAGCATAAAGCAAGCCTACAAAACACACGCCCAACCAAAACCTGACCAGAAATCGGGGCAGCAAAACACGCATAAAGACAACTGCAAAATCATCCACGGATTACGATACTGCATAACGTTCGTTTTCCGCGATTGTGCTATAAACATGCGTGAATCGTCGTTTCTATTTTTCAGCCAATGGGTATTAAGCGTCGTGCCTTCTTATTGTTTGGCGGAATTGCTGGGCTAGGGGCATTTGGGCTAGGGAAATGGGTTGGGCATCGAGCAAATGCTGTAAACAAACCAATCCAGATGCCTGCTCCGAGTGCGAATTCTACTAGTTCACCTGTGCTGCAAGCGGCAACTCCCTCTAGTTTAATGATGCGGTTTGTGGCAACTGCCGATACTGGATCGGGCGATCACAATCAATATGCTGTTGGAGAAGCCATGGCACGATATTACCAAAAAAATCCTTACAATCTAGTGGTGCTGGCTGGCGACAACATCTACAACAATGGCGAAATTTGGAAAATTGCCAATGTGTTTGAGAAGCCATACAAGGCGGTGCTGCAAAAGGGCGTTAAATTCCGTGCTTGCCTGGGTAATCATGACATTCGCACAGAAAACGGTAATCCCCAGCTTGCCTATGCTGGGTTCAACATGGCAGGACGGTTCTACACCTTCAGTGAAAAGTTCGTGCAGTTTTTCGCCCTGGATACCAACGGTAATGCTGCCTGGAATGAACAACTTGCCTGGCTAGAACGGGAACTGAAACAAAGCAACGCTCGCTGGAAGATTGTGTTTGGGCATCATCCCATTTATGCTTCTGGCGTGTATGGCAGCAATCCCAATTTCATCCAAACCTTTACGCCCCTGTTCCATAAATACGGTGTACAGCTCTACATCAATGGGCATGAGCACCATTATGAACGCACCCGTTCGATTAATGGCACAACATACCTAATTACCGGGCATGGTGGCGCAAGTCTGCGGTCGGTGGGTAGAAATGACTGGACAGCGTATGCCGTGTCGCGGTATGGATTTTCGGCATTGGAGGTTTACAGCGATCGCCTTGAAATCCAGGGTATTGACACAGATAATCAGATTTTTGACCGGGGCGTTATCAGGATACGGGTTTGAATTACGAAATTTGCAGCGCGATCGCAGGTTGCACCGTGGAAGCAATGGCAGACTCCTGACCAAACACAAACTCGCTGTAGTTCGCCATTGTATCCATATCCACCAGGTTTAGAGTCAAATCAGCTATCACTAAAATCGCCACTTTAAGGAGTCTTTGCTTCAGTTCGGCGCTCATGATTCCTGCCTCCCGCTTGGTCACGTCGCTCGGTTCTATAGACCTATACGGCTGATGAGAAGAAATTATGCGGGGGCATACTTAAAAATGGCTAAGAGAGGATGGAAACACCGCTAAAAAGAGCGTGAATGCAATCAACTTTGCTCAATCTCACCGCCTTACATCGGATATGGGTTATTGGCGTAGTACGTTAGGATAACAGGGCAAACGTGAACAGCGATCGCGCAGGGAAAATCCGGTGCTTTGCAGGTTGCAAAAAGTCTGGTGGTGCACTGCAACTGTAAGCTGACCCAGTCAAACATCAACAAGCCAGAATGCCTGCGATCGCTTATTCACTCTATTTCCTGCGTCGCACAGGAACGGAGTTCATTGCTTCATGCGGATTTTAGATCAATCCCCTTCTTTCTAGACCAGGCAGAACAGCGCTATCCGCACCTTCATCATCACGGGGATCAACCCGGACACAGCTACAATCACCCTGTAGAAGATCTCTACGCCACACCAAAGCAGTATCATCAACGCATCTGGCAAGTACCTTAAGGGGAATATGGATAAAGAATTTGCAGTGGGCGATCGCGTTCGCCTGATTACCCTTCCGGCTTATGTCAAAACAGCAGATACGATGCCGATGCTACGTCCACCAGATGTGTTGACGTTAGGTGAAGAAGGGATTGTGGTGGATCGAAGACCGGGCAATTACTGGAGCGTGCGCTTCAGTAAAGGCGCTTATTTGCTGGAGAGCCAGTATTTGGAGTTGGTGACGAATGGTTAAACGCTGCTATGTGAAACTGCGGTTGCGCCAATCTTGCCGAATTGCTCCAGGATTAAGCACCATAGCCCTTTTTGACAGAGAGGACTGAGAGCAACGTCAATGCTGCGTCAAGTTCCTGTAAACAAATTTGTGTGAATACAACAAACCGATGTTATCAAAAAGACACAATCAGGGCAGAATAGCAATGCCAGTAAAGGGGATTACCAGTAAAAGGTATTAGCTATGCCAGACACCGCAGGGAACTCGTTAGCAACCGCTACAGCGCTGAATCTGACCTCTGCTGTACAAAGTTTTCCAGACCTCGTCACGCCAACCGCCAACGATTACTACCGCTTCGCCCTAACGGTTCGGAGCAGTTTGAATGTATCGATTACGGGGTTGGATGCTGATGCCAACCTTAGATTGCTAGACAGCACAGGCAACCTCGTGAACATCAATGGGGTGCCGCAACAGTCTACCAATCCAGGGACCTTCTCTGAACTCATCAACACGGTGCTGGAGCCTGGTGCCTACTTTGTGCAAATTGCGCCCGCCCCAGCAATCTCCCTGGCAAACTATACTCTAAATATTTCTGCTTCAGAGAATCTTGTGTCTACTGATATTCTCTGGCGCAATGATGCCTTAAACTCAACGGGGATTTGGCGGCTAGACGAAACCAGTTTTGTTGAAGCGGTGGTTTTGACGGATGATGGTTTGCCTGTCATTGCGCCTCCTGGGTGGACAGTCAATGCAACGGGCGATTTCAACAAAGATGGGTTTTCCGATATTGTCTGGCGGAACGATTCTGCAGGCGTTCAGGGCGTATGGTTTATGCGGGGGGCTGAACGGCTCTCAATTGGGGTGATCGAACCGTTTGTGCCGCCCGGTTGGGTTATTTCTGGAACGGGTGATTTTAATGATGACGGTTACACGGATCTGATCTGGCGCAATGAGAGTCTAGCAACTACGGGCGTCTGGTTCATGAATGGCACTACGTCCCTATCTCTGGCCCTAATTGACCAAACGTTGGGCACTGGTTGGGCGTTGAGTGGTACGGGTGACTTTAATAATGATGGCAAGGTGGATTTGCTCTGGCGTAATCAAGGGCTGGCGCAAACAACGGTCTGGTTGTTGAATGGAACCCAATTGATTAGTCAGGTTCCAATTTTACCTGCTGTGCCATCTACCTGGTATATCGGCGGTACGGGTGACTTTAATAATGATGGCAAGGTGGATATCCTGTGGCGGGATACGAACCCAGAAGGGATTGTGGGTATCTGGCTGATGGACGGGACAACCTTCTCTAGCGCGATCGCCCTACCGTTTGTTCCCGATTTGAACTGGCGACCCTTTGCCCCGTACAACACCTTTGGTAATCCGTTACCTATTGATACAGCAGGCAATACACGCGCAACAGCATTTAATCTTGGCAATAGCCTCACAGGCTTAGCGACCTATCAAGAGGAGGTCAATGGAATAACCGATACTGATGATTACTATCGGTTCAACCTGGCAAATGCGAGTCAGGTC is a window of Leptolyngbyaceae cyanobacterium JSC-12 DNA encoding:
- a CDS encoding putative phosphohydrolase (IMG reference gene:2510095449~PFAM: Calcineurin-like phosphoesterase), which codes for MGIKRRAFLLFGGIAGLGAFGLGKWVGHRANAVNKPIQMPAPSANSTSSPVLQAATPSSLMMRFVATADTGSGDHNQYAVGEAMARYYQKNPYNLVVLAGDNIYNNGEIWKIANVFEKPYKAVLQKGVKFRACLGNHDIRTENGNPQLAYAGFNMAGRFYTFSEKFVQFFALDTNGNAAWNEQLAWLERELKQSNARWKIVFGHHPIYASGVYGSNPNFIQTFTPLFHKYGVQLYINGHEHHYERTRSINGTTYLITGHGGASLRSVGRNDWTAYAVSRYGFSALEVYSDRLEIQGIDTDNQIFDRGVIRIRV
- a CDS encoding hypothetical protein (IMG reference gene:2510095450), yielding MSAELKQRLLKVAILVIADLTLNLVDMDTMANYSEFVFGQESAIASTVQPAIALQIS
- a CDS encoding Protein of unknown function (DUF3148) (IMG reference gene:2510095451~PFAM: Protein of unknown function (DUF3148)) translates to MDKEFAVGDRVRLITLPAYVKTADTMPMLRPPDVLTLGEEGIVVDRRPGNYWSVRFSKGAYLLESQYLELVTNG